The following proteins are encoded in a genomic region of Mycobacterium kiyosense:
- the ychF gene encoding ribosome-binding ATPase YchF → MSLSLGIVGLPNVGKSTLFNALTRNNVVAANYPFATIEPNEGVVSLPDPRLDKLAELFGSERIVPAPVTFVDIAGLVQGASEGAGLGNKFLAHIRECDAICQVVRVFADDDVTHVSGKVDPRSDIEVVETELILADMQTLERALPRLEKEARTNKERKPVHDAALAAQQILDSGKTLFGAGVDTSPLRELNLLTTKPFLYVFNADESVLTDAARIAELRSLVAPADAVFLDAAIESELIELDDESAAELLESIGQTERGLDALARAGFHTLKLQTYLTAGPKEARAWVIHQGDTAPKAAGVIHTDFEKGFIKAEIVSFDDLVAAGSMAAAKAAGKVRMEGKDYVMADGDVVEFRHGATTKPTK, encoded by the coding sequence GTGAGCCTCAGCCTGGGAATCGTGGGTTTGCCCAACGTCGGCAAGTCGACCCTCTTCAACGCGTTGACGCGCAACAACGTGGTCGCGGCCAACTACCCGTTCGCGACGATCGAACCGAACGAGGGCGTGGTGTCGCTGCCGGACCCGCGGCTGGACAAACTGGCCGAACTCTTCGGATCCGAACGCATCGTGCCGGCGCCGGTGACGTTCGTCGACATCGCCGGGTTGGTGCAGGGCGCCTCGGAGGGGGCCGGGCTGGGCAACAAGTTCCTGGCCCACATCCGCGAGTGCGACGCGATTTGCCAGGTGGTGCGGGTGTTCGCCGACGACGATGTGACGCATGTCTCAGGCAAGGTGGATCCCCGATCCGACATCGAGGTCGTCGAAACCGAGTTGATCCTGGCCGACATGCAGACCTTGGAGCGCGCCCTGCCCCGGTTGGAGAAGGAAGCCCGCACCAATAAGGAGCGCAAGCCGGTGCACGACGCGGCCTTGGCCGCGCAGCAGATTCTGGACAGTGGCAAGACGCTGTTCGGCGCCGGCGTGGACACCTCGCCGCTGCGGGAGCTGAACCTGCTGACCACCAAGCCGTTCCTGTACGTGTTCAACGCCGACGAGTCGGTACTGACCGACGCTGCGCGGATCGCCGAGCTGCGTTCGCTGGTCGCCCCGGCCGACGCCGTATTCCTGGACGCCGCAATCGAATCCGAGCTGATCGAGCTCGACGACGAGTCTGCGGCGGAGCTGCTGGAGTCGATCGGGCAGACCGAGCGGGGCCTGGATGCGTTGGCGCGGGCGGGGTTTCACACGCTGAAGCTGCAGACGTATCTGACGGCCGGGCCGAAGGAGGCGCGCGCCTGGGTGATTCACCAGGGCGACACCGCGCCGAAGGCCGCCGGGGTGATTCACACCGATTTCGAGAAGGGCTTCATCAAGGCCGAGATCGTGTCCTTCGACGACCTGGTGGCGGCCGGATCGATGGCCGCGGCCAAGGCGGCCGGCAAGGTCCGGATGGAGGGCAAGGACTACGTGATGGCCGACGGGGACGTGGTCGAGTTCCGACACGGAGCAACAACAAAGCCGACGAAGTAG
- a CDS encoding membrane protein — translation MEPSHRSIVPSIPGVPWWAAVLIAVGATALGYLLDAGHKDLTHTFALLYIAGCVAAVLAVRQAAVFTAVIQPPLILFCAVPGAYWLFHGGKVDKFKDLLINCGYPLIERFPLMLGTAGGVLLIGLLRWYFGKSSRTAPAADAVKDEERGKAATRTAARTPLLTGLAAKARTLLAGLTGEDADESDGADAPPAHARGRSARTTRAARRGSAQRPAARTRSRHARPDEASGSADERTRRTARRSAAPGPEIGDFDPAEPPRRTRRRRPDPDADLGAPPPREPRREPRTRRNPYERPYDRPEPRTSRFDPYETYDRPEPPARGDRRSRPERRAPEPYPPYEPRRRATPAGSGGANPTHHPISQVRYRGQPPRNDPRGEPLDEPRANGRRPRAARRPPAEWEYDN, via the coding sequence GTGGAGCCAAGCCACCGCTCGATCGTCCCCAGCATCCCTGGGGTGCCGTGGTGGGCGGCCGTGCTCATCGCCGTCGGAGCGACGGCCCTGGGCTACTTGCTGGACGCCGGCCACAAGGATCTGACCCACACCTTCGCCCTGCTGTACATCGCCGGCTGCGTGGCCGCGGTGCTGGCGGTGCGGCAGGCGGCGGTGTTCACCGCGGTGATCCAGCCGCCGCTGATCCTGTTCTGCGCGGTCCCCGGGGCGTACTGGCTCTTCCACGGCGGCAAGGTCGATAAGTTCAAAGACCTGTTGATCAACTGCGGTTACCCGCTGATCGAGCGGTTCCCGCTGATGCTGGGCACCGCGGGCGGGGTGCTGTTGATCGGGCTGCTCCGCTGGTACTTCGGCAAGAGCAGCCGGACGGCCCCGGCCGCCGACGCGGTCAAAGACGAAGAAAGAGGCAAGGCCGCGACACGAACAGCGGCGCGCACCCCGCTGCTCACCGGCCTCGCAGCCAAGGCACGCACGCTGCTGGCCGGCCTGACCGGCGAAGACGCCGACGAGTCCGACGGCGCGGATGCGCCACCGGCGCACGCCAGAGGCCGCAGCGCGAGAACCACCCGCGCGGCGCGGCGCGGCAGCGCGCAACGGCCGGCAGCCCGGACCCGGTCGCGGCACGCCCGCCCGGACGAGGCGAGCGGGTCGGCTGACGAGCGCACGCGGCGCACCGCGCGTAGGAGCGCGGCGCCCGGACCCGAGATAGGCGACTTCGACCCTGCCGAGCCGCCGCGCCGGACACGCCGCCGGCGCCCCGACCCGGATGCCGACCTGGGTGCCCCGCCCCCGCGGGAGCCGCGCCGCGAGCCGCGTACGCGACGCAACCCGTACGAGCGGCCCTACGACCGCCCCGAGCCGCGCACCAGCCGCTTCGACCCTTACGAAACCTACGACCGGCCGGAGCCGCCGGCCCGCGGCGACCGCCGCAGCCGCCCCGAGCGCCGCGCGCCCGAGCCGTACCCGCCCTACGAGCCCCGCCGGCGCGCTACGCCGGCCGGTTCGGGCGGCGCCAACCCGACCCACCACCCGATTTCGCAGGTCCGCTATCGCGGCCAGCCGCCGCGCAACGATCCGCGGGGCGAGCCGCTCGACGAACCGCGCGCGAATGGCCGCCGTCCGCGTGCCGCACGCCGACCGCCTGCTGAGTGGGAATACGACAACTGA
- the ispH1 gene encoding 4-hydroxy-3-methylbut-2-enyl diphosphate reductase 1, whose amino-acid sequence MVPTIDMGIPGASSSIAGSLADSPTRKRVLLAEPRGYCAGVDRAVETVERALEKHGAPVYVRHEIVHNRHVVDTLAKAGAVFVEETDQVPEGAIVVFSAHGVAPTVYAAAAERNLQTIDATCPLVTKVHNEAKRFARDDYDILLIGHEGHEEVIGTAGEAPDHVQLVDGVDSVQHVSVRDEDKVIWLSQTTLSVDETMEIVGRLRERFPKLQDPPSDDICYATQNRQVAVKAMAPECELVIVVGSRNSSNSVRLVEVALGAGSQAAYLVDWADDIDPAWLDDVRTVGVTSGASVPEVLVRGVLERLAEYGYDLVQPVTTANETLVFALPREIRPPRSKG is encoded by the coding sequence ATGGTGCCCACTATCGACATGGGGATTCCCGGCGCTTCGAGCTCTATAGCAGGCTCGCTAGCCGATTCTCCGACCCGCAAGCGGGTGCTGCTGGCCGAGCCGCGTGGTTACTGCGCCGGTGTGGACCGTGCCGTGGAGACGGTCGAACGTGCCCTGGAGAAGCACGGAGCACCCGTTTACGTGCGGCACGAGATCGTGCACAACCGGCACGTGGTGGACACGCTGGCCAAGGCGGGCGCGGTGTTCGTCGAGGAAACCGACCAGGTGCCCGAGGGGGCGATCGTCGTGTTCTCCGCGCACGGGGTCGCGCCGACGGTGTATGCGGCGGCCGCCGAACGCAACCTGCAGACCATCGACGCCACCTGCCCGCTGGTCACCAAGGTGCACAACGAGGCCAAGCGTTTCGCCCGGGACGACTACGACATCTTGCTGATCGGCCACGAAGGCCACGAAGAGGTGATCGGCACGGCCGGGGAAGCGCCCGACCATGTGCAGCTTGTCGACGGGGTCGATTCGGTCCAGCACGTCAGCGTCCGCGACGAGGACAAGGTGATCTGGTTGTCGCAGACGACGCTGTCGGTCGACGAGACCATGGAGATCGTCGGCCGGCTGCGGGAGCGCTTCCCCAAGCTGCAGGACCCGCCCAGCGACGACATCTGCTACGCGACGCAGAACCGTCAGGTCGCGGTCAAGGCGATGGCCCCGGAGTGTGAGCTGGTGATCGTGGTGGGGTCGCGCAACTCGTCGAACTCGGTGCGGCTGGTCGAGGTGGCCCTCGGCGCCGGATCGCAGGCCGCGTACCTGGTGGACTGGGCCGACGACATCGATCCGGCCTGGCTGGACGACGTCCGGACGGTCGGTGTGACGTCCGGGGCGTCGGTTCCCGAGGTGCTGGTCCGCGGTGTGCTGGAGCGGCTGGCCGAATACGGTTACGACTTGGTGCAGCCGGTGACGACGGCCAACGAGACGCTGGTGTTCGCGCTGCCGCGGGAGATCCGGCCGCCGCGGTCGAAGGGCTGA
- the xseA gene encoding exodeoxyribonuclease 7 large subunit, protein MTRGAAPEANSPENPYPVRAVAIRVAGWIDRLGTVWVEGQLAQINLRPNTNTVFMTLRDPAADMSLTVTCSRDLVLNAPVKLAEGTQVVVCGKPSFYTGRGTFSLRLSEIRAVGVGELLARIERLRRLLDAEGLFDPRLKRPIPFLPNMIGLISSRASHAERDVTTVAAARWPAVRFAIRHAAVQGVNAVAQIVEALRDLDRNPDVDVIVLARGGGSVEDLLPFSDETLCRAISACRTPVISAVGHEPDNPLCDLVADLRAATPTDAAKKVVPDAAAEQRLVDDLRRRNAQALRNWVTREQRALAHLRSRPVLADPLRMVTTRAEEISRARSALRRDINRMLVAETERVGHLGARLSTLGPAATLARGYAVVQVAATGAVLRSVDDAPAGTGLRVRVADGAVAALSEGQTDGS, encoded by the coding sequence GTGACCCGCGGCGCTGCGCCGGAGGCCAACTCACCGGAAAACCCGTACCCCGTCCGCGCGGTCGCCATCCGGGTAGCCGGCTGGATAGACCGGCTCGGCACCGTCTGGGTGGAGGGCCAACTCGCCCAGATCAACCTGCGGCCCAACACCAACACGGTGTTCATGACGCTGCGCGATCCGGCCGCCGACATGTCGCTGACGGTGACCTGCTCGCGCGACCTGGTGCTCAACGCGCCGGTGAAGCTGGCCGAAGGCACTCAGGTGGTGGTGTGCGGTAAACCCTCGTTCTACACCGGCCGGGGTACATTCTCGTTGCGGCTCAGCGAGATTCGTGCCGTCGGGGTCGGCGAGCTGCTAGCCCGCATCGAACGGCTGCGCCGGCTACTGGACGCCGAAGGGTTGTTCGACCCGCGGCTCAAGCGGCCAATTCCGTTTCTGCCCAACATGATCGGGTTGATCTCGAGCCGCGCCAGTCACGCCGAGCGCGACGTGACGACAGTGGCCGCCGCGCGCTGGCCGGCGGTGCGGTTCGCCATCCGGCACGCCGCCGTGCAGGGCGTGAACGCCGTGGCACAGATCGTCGAGGCCCTGCGCGACCTGGACCGGAATCCGGACGTCGACGTGATCGTGCTCGCCCGCGGCGGCGGCAGCGTGGAGGACCTGCTGCCGTTCTCCGACGAGACGCTGTGCCGGGCCATCTCGGCCTGCCGCACACCGGTGATCAGCGCGGTCGGCCATGAACCCGACAATCCGCTGTGCGATCTGGTCGCCGATCTGCGCGCGGCCACCCCCACCGACGCCGCCAAGAAGGTGGTTCCCGACGCCGCCGCCGAGCAGCGGCTGGTCGACGACCTGCGCCGGCGCAACGCCCAAGCGCTGCGCAACTGGGTGACCCGCGAACAACGCGCGCTGGCCCACCTGCGCAGCCGACCCGTGCTGGCCGACCCGTTGCGCATGGTGACGACCCGGGCCGAGGAGATCTCGCGGGCGCGCTCCGCGCTGCGCCGCGACATCAACCGGATGCTCGTCGCCGAGACCGAACGCGTCGGACATCTGGGGGCGCGGCTTTCGACGCTGGGCCCGGCGGCGACCCTGGCCCGCGGATACGCGGTGGTGCAGGTGGCAGCGACGGGCGCGGTGCTGCGGTCCGTCGACGACGCGCCGGCCGGCACCGGGCTGCGGGTGCGGGTCGCCGACGGTGCCGTCGCAGCGCTGAGCGAAGGACAGACCGATGGATCCTGA
- the xseB gene encoding exodeoxyribonuclease 7 small subunit, with product MDPDREQATTPISQLGYEDCRDELIEVVRLLEQGGLDLDASLRLWERGEQLAKRCEEHLAGARQRVADALAAGDSDPT from the coding sequence ATGGATCCTGACCGCGAGCAGGCGACTACACCTATTAGTCAGCTCGGCTACGAAGACTGCCGGGACGAACTGATCGAAGTGGTACGGCTCCTGGAGCAGGGCGGGTTGGATCTAGACGCGTCGCTGCGGCTGTGGGAAAGAGGCGAACAACTCGCCAAAAGGTGCGAGGAGCACTTAGCTGGCGCCCGCCAGCGGGTGGCCGACGCGCTGGCCGCCGGCGACTCCGACCCGACCTGA
- a CDS encoding 3 beta-hydroxysteroid dehydrogenase/Delta 5-->4-isomerase produces MFNWNTFQLFSAMLRVTMGDASLTTELGSVLVTGGSGFVGANLVRTLLDRGHQVRSFDRAPSPLPQHPKLEVLQGDITDKAVCEAAVDGIDTIIHTAAIIELMGGASVTEEYRQRSFSVNVGGTENLVTAGRKAGVKRFVYTASNSVVMGGQEISNGDETMPYTTRFNDLYTETKVAAEKYVLAQNGVEGMLTCSIRPSGIWGTGDQTMFRKVFESVIKGHTKVLVGPKSAKLDNSYVHNLIHGFILAAEHLVPGGTAPGQAYFINDGEPINMFEFARPVIEACGEKWPTIRIPAPPVRAAMTVWQRLHFQFGAPAPLLEPLAIERIAINNYFSIAKARRDLGYEPLFTTEQALKECLPYYVELFRKMKADAQAAKKAGKGAAAATGS; encoded by the coding sequence TTGTTCAACTGGAACACGTTCCAGTTATTCTCTGCTATGCTCCGCGTCACTATGGGTGATGCATCTCTGACAACCGAACTAGGCAGCGTTCTGGTCACCGGCGGCTCGGGCTTCGTCGGCGCCAACCTGGTCAGGACGCTGTTGGATCGCGGACATCAGGTCCGCTCGTTCGACCGCGCTCCCTCGCCGCTGCCGCAGCACCCGAAACTGGAGGTGTTGCAGGGCGACATCACCGACAAGGCGGTGTGCGAAGCGGCCGTCGACGGCATCGACACGATCATCCACACCGCGGCGATCATCGAGCTGATGGGTGGCGCCTCGGTCACCGAGGAATACCGCCAGCGCAGCTTCTCGGTGAACGTCGGCGGCACCGAGAACCTGGTCACCGCCGGCCGCAAGGCCGGCGTCAAGCGGTTCGTCTACACCGCATCCAACAGCGTGGTGATGGGCGGCCAGGAGATCTCCAACGGCGACGAGACGATGCCCTACACCACCCGGTTCAACGACCTCTACACCGAGACCAAGGTGGCCGCCGAGAAGTACGTGCTGGCGCAGAACGGCGTCGAGGGCATGCTCACCTGCTCGATCCGGCCCAGCGGCATCTGGGGCACCGGCGACCAGACCATGTTCCGCAAGGTGTTCGAAAGTGTGATCAAGGGCCATACCAAGGTGCTGGTCGGCCCCAAGTCAGCCAAGTTGGACAACTCCTACGTGCACAACCTGATTCACGGCTTCATCCTGGCCGCCGAACACCTGGTTCCCGGCGGCACCGCGCCCGGCCAGGCCTACTTCATCAACGACGGCGAACCGATCAACATGTTCGAGTTCGCGCGCCCGGTGATCGAAGCGTGCGGCGAAAAATGGCCGACGATAAGGATTCCCGCGCCTCCGGTGCGTGCCGCGATGACGGTCTGGCAGCGGCTGCACTTTCAATTCGGCGCGCCCGCACCGCTTCTCGAGCCGTTGGCCATCGAGCGGATCGCCATCAACAACTACTTCTCGATCGCAAAGGCACGCCGCGATCTGGGTTACGAGCCGCTGTTCACCACCGAACAGGCGCTCAAGGAATGCCTGCCGTACTACGTCGAGCTGTTCCGCAAGATGAAGGCCGACGCGCAGGCGGCCAAGAAAGCCGGCAAGGGAGCGGCAGCGGCTACCGGAAGCTGA
- a CDS encoding carboxylic ester hydrolase yields MVVETAYGPVRGSRVDESGVKTWKGIRFAAPPVGDLRFRAPAPPRPWTEVADATAFGPACPQSTLPNMKLDLGAPQGEDCLRCNIWAPAGAQSGAARPVMVWLHGGAYVLGSGSQPLYEADALAAGGDVVVVTVNYRVGALGFLDLSSFSTPRRSFDSNVGLRDVLAALTWVRDNIAAFGGDPGNVTLFGESAGAGIVTTLLASPAAEGLFVRAIAQSSPATSVYDHDRGRRVTLAVLDKLGISESDASEVADAPTAALIAATSEVFNEVPVRNPGTLAFVPIVDGDLLHDQPVKLAQEGRLLPVPLIIGTNKNEAALFKLLRSPLMPITPHAITTMFSQIAAEQPDLQLPAMAQFESAYSGGSKARSVGMATDIGFRMPSVWLADGHSRVAPVHLYRFDYATPLLKLLMVRAAHATELPYVFGNLGGPQDFSLKLGGAKTAFAVSERVRARWINFATHGTPDGLAGEPHWPCYQEPDRACLVIDKRDAVVSDVDARIRQAWGAQMVSFR; encoded by the coding sequence TTGGTGGTCGAGACCGCTTACGGTCCGGTCCGGGGTAGCCGGGTGGACGAGTCGGGGGTCAAGACCTGGAAAGGCATCCGGTTCGCCGCGCCGCCGGTGGGGGACCTGCGCTTTCGGGCTCCGGCACCGCCGCGGCCGTGGACCGAGGTCGCCGATGCCACCGCGTTCGGGCCGGCCTGTCCGCAGTCGACATTGCCGAATATGAAACTCGATCTGGGCGCACCGCAGGGCGAGGACTGCCTGCGGTGCAACATCTGGGCGCCGGCCGGTGCGCAATCGGGCGCCGCGCGACCGGTGATGGTGTGGCTGCACGGCGGTGCCTATGTCCTGGGTTCGGGCAGCCAGCCGCTCTATGAGGCCGACGCGCTGGCCGCCGGTGGCGACGTCGTCGTGGTCACGGTGAACTATCGGGTCGGGGCGCTGGGCTTCCTGGACTTGTCGTCGTTCAGCACGCCGCGGCGGAGTTTCGACTCCAACGTCGGGTTGCGGGACGTGCTGGCCGCGTTGACCTGGGTGCGTGACAACATTGCGGCGTTCGGCGGTGATCCCGGCAACGTCACGCTGTTCGGCGAGTCCGCGGGCGCCGGAATCGTCACCACGCTGTTGGCCAGCCCCGCGGCCGAGGGCCTGTTCGTCCGCGCTATCGCGCAGAGCTCCCCGGCCACCTCGGTATACGACCACGACCGTGGTCGCCGGGTCACCTTGGCCGTCCTGGACAAGCTGGGCATCTCCGAATCCGATGCGTCGGAGGTGGCGGATGCGCCGACCGCGGCCCTGATCGCGGCGACCAGCGAAGTGTTCAACGAAGTGCCGGTGCGCAATCCGGGGACGCTGGCGTTCGTGCCCATCGTCGACGGCGACCTGCTCCACGATCAGCCGGTGAAGCTGGCGCAGGAGGGCCGGCTGCTCCCAGTGCCGTTGATCATCGGGACCAACAAGAACGAAGCGGCGCTGTTCAAGTTGCTGCGTTCGCCGCTGATGCCGATCACGCCGCACGCGATCACCACGATGTTCAGCCAGATCGCCGCCGAGCAGCCGGACCTGCAGCTGCCCGCCATGGCGCAGTTCGAGTCGGCCTACTCGGGGGGGAGCAAGGCGCGCAGCGTCGGGATGGCCACCGATATCGGCTTCCGGATGCCCTCGGTGTGGTTGGCCGACGGTCACAGCAGAGTGGCGCCGGTGCATCTGTACCGCTTCGACTACGCCACACCGCTGCTCAAGCTGCTGATGGTGCGCGCCGCGCACGCCACCGAGCTGCCGTATGTGTTCGGCAATCTCGGTGGCCCACAAGACTTTTCGCTGAAACTGGGTGGCGCCAAGACCGCCTTTGCGGTCTCGGAGCGAGTGCGGGCCCGTTGGATCAACTTCGCCACCCACGGCACGCCGGACGGTCTGGCCGGCGAGCCGCACTGGCCGTGCTACCAGGAGCCCGACCGCGCGTGTCTGGTGATCGACAAGCGCGACGCCGTCGTGTCCGACGTCGATGCGCGGATCCGCCAGGCCTGGGGTGCCCAGATGGTCAGCTTCCGGTAG
- a CDS encoding TetR family transcriptional regulator gives MPQRWTRERRLEHTRNLLLDAAEDVFARKGLLGSALEDIADAAGYTRGAIYSHFGAKEELFLAVVERQRQRFLAGFTAAVESFHQLSDVDLDELAERWRTTSGGTERAALGYEFTLFLLRNPEARERLAEQRLHTIESLAEFITENVSRLGATLTIPADTLARVILAVNDGITLGSHLDTEDLYRPYLQLIVSSISPADAGAAGR, from the coding sequence GTGCCGCAACGGTGGACCCGCGAGCGACGTCTCGAGCACACCCGCAACCTGCTGCTCGACGCCGCCGAGGACGTGTTCGCACGCAAGGGTCTGCTCGGGTCGGCGCTGGAGGACATCGCCGACGCCGCCGGTTACACCCGGGGCGCGATCTACTCACACTTCGGCGCGAAGGAGGAGCTCTTCCTGGCCGTCGTCGAACGTCAGCGGCAGCGATTCCTGGCGGGTTTCACCGCAGCCGTCGAATCGTTTCACCAGCTCAGCGACGTCGACCTGGACGAGCTCGCCGAACGCTGGCGGACGACGAGCGGGGGCACCGAGCGGGCGGCGCTGGGTTACGAGTTCACCTTGTTCCTGCTGCGGAACCCCGAAGCCCGAGAACGCCTCGCCGAGCAGCGGCTGCACACCATCGAGTCGCTGGCCGAGTTCATCACCGAGAACGTTTCGCGACTCGGCGCGACTCTGACGATCCCGGCCGATACCCTGGCCCGGGTCATCCTGGCGGTCAACGACGGCATCACCCTGGGTAGCCATCTCGACACTGAAGATCTCTATCGCCCGTATCTGCAGTTGATCGTGTCGAGCATTTCCCCTGCGGACGCCGGCGCGGCCGGTCGTTAA
- a CDS encoding (2Fe-2S)-binding protein, whose translation MTRTIRPGEWVQSDSGVGSGLADIGPGTFDMRITTERYTSREYAERERHRIWMRVWQIAGRVDELPSVGDWKQYRILDQSFVIVRGKDEKLRGFVNACRHRGNILCNAATGNAKRGFLCQYHLWSYELDGRLRGMLRENLAGPLDKSDNSLLEVPVDTFAGFIFLNPDPGAEPLLDFLGPEVAELLAPYHLDEMTAVMDVREPLDCNWKVVMDAFEEGYHINGIHPQLLNVLTIDPATTRYRFFANHSVGVAPFEVRGAGPEKQVEGIMDLPETFPSTAAVIPRFRELVEQHRAPDGTLAFPGDVTARKLLQQATRDTLTGMGLDVSGLTDDQMSDNQGWVLFPNYFMTVRAGECHIVMAAPHPDGDPNRCIWHVSSYMYLPPEHRDAFRVELTDVTEPGSHKYFEALQQDYEQMPRQQLGLRNNRLDHMTLVKEEVVIGHYHSVIDRYMADGD comes from the coding sequence ATGACGCGGACAATCCGCCCCGGAGAGTGGGTCCAATCCGATTCCGGGGTGGGGTCCGGCCTGGCCGACATCGGCCCCGGCACCTTCGACATGCGCATCACCACCGAGCGCTACACCTCCCGCGAATACGCCGAGCGGGAACGGCACCGGATCTGGATGCGGGTCTGGCAGATCGCCGGCCGAGTCGACGAGTTGCCCAGCGTCGGCGACTGGAAGCAATACCGGATCCTGGACCAGTCGTTCGTGATCGTCCGCGGCAAGGACGAGAAGCTGCGCGGCTTCGTCAACGCGTGCCGGCACCGCGGCAACATCTTGTGCAACGCTGCCACCGGAAACGCCAAACGCGGCTTTCTGTGTCAGTACCACCTGTGGTCCTACGAGTTGGACGGCCGGTTGCGCGGCATGCTGCGGGAGAACCTGGCCGGCCCGCTGGACAAGAGCGACAACTCGCTACTGGAAGTGCCGGTCGACACCTTTGCCGGCTTCATCTTCCTCAACCCGGACCCCGGCGCCGAGCCGCTGCTCGACTTCCTGGGCCCCGAGGTGGCCGAACTGCTCGCGCCCTACCATCTCGACGAGATGACCGCGGTGATGGACGTCCGAGAACCGTTGGACTGCAACTGGAAAGTCGTGATGGACGCCTTCGAGGAGGGTTATCACATCAACGGCATCCATCCGCAGTTACTGAATGTTCTGACGATCGATCCGGCCACCACCCGGTACCGGTTCTTCGCCAATCACAGCGTCGGCGTCGCGCCGTTCGAGGTGCGCGGGGCGGGCCCGGAGAAACAGGTCGAGGGCATCATGGACCTGCCCGAGACGTTCCCCTCGACGGCCGCGGTGATCCCGCGCTTCCGCGAACTCGTCGAACAGCACCGCGCACCGGACGGGACCCTGGCCTTCCCCGGCGACGTCACCGCGCGAAAACTGTTGCAACAGGCCACCCGTGACACCCTGACCGGGATGGGGCTGGACGTCAGCGGACTCACCGACGACCAGATGAGCGACAACCAGGGCTGGGTGCTCTTTCCCAACTACTTCATGACCGTCCGCGCCGGCGAGTGCCACATCGTCATGGCGGCGCCGCACCCCGACGGCGACCCGAACCGCTGCATCTGGCACGTCAGCAGCTACATGTACCTGCCGCCGGAGCATCGCGACGCCTTCCGGGTGGAATTGACCGACGTCACCGAACCGGGCAGCCACAAGTATTTCGAAGCGCTGCAACAAGATTACGAACAGATGCCGCGCCAGCAGCTCGGCCTGCGCAACAACCGCCTCGACCACATGACATTGGTGAAAGAGGAAGTCGTCATCGGCCACTACCACTCCGTCATCGACCGGTACATGGCCGATGGCGATTGA
- a CDS encoding UPF0118 membrane protein: MNTEFTPAQKRALAVTTIVALLFGAYFLRNHFVLIVVAAVGAYLFTPLFNWFNKRLNTGLSATCTLLSALLMVIVPVGLLVTLAVVQIARMVDSVAGWVRSTGTNSLGDKALNLVNDLLSHVPFAHVTVTAETLRKAMVSAAQNAGHWLLSVLQSTAGSLAGVITSAIIFLYVFVAMLVNRDKLRTLIGQLNPLGEEVTDLYLQKMGSMVRGTVNGQFVIAFFQGVAGAASVYLAGFHHGFFIFAILLTALSIIPLGGGIVTIPFGIGMMFFGNIGGGLFVVLFHLIVVTNVDNFLRPILVPRDARLNPALMLLSVFAGISMFGPWGIIIGPVLMIVIVTTIDVYLAVYKGVELKPLEDKPVRRGWLPGRAKSDAG; encoded by the coding sequence ATGAACACCGAATTCACGCCCGCTCAGAAGCGCGCGCTGGCGGTGACCACCATCGTCGCCCTGCTGTTCGGCGCGTACTTCCTGCGCAACCACTTCGTCCTGATCGTGGTGGCCGCCGTCGGCGCCTACCTGTTCACGCCGCTGTTCAACTGGTTCAACAAACGCCTCAACACCGGACTGTCGGCCACCTGCACACTGCTGTCGGCGCTGCTGATGGTGATCGTGCCGGTCGGGCTACTGGTGACGCTGGCGGTCGTACAGATCGCCCGGATGGTCGACTCGGTAGCCGGCTGGGTGCGCTCGACCGGCACCAACAGCCTCGGCGACAAGGCCTTGAATCTGGTGAACGACCTGCTGAGCCACGTGCCGTTCGCCCACGTCACCGTCACCGCCGAAACACTGCGCAAGGCGATGGTCTCGGCCGCGCAGAACGCCGGCCACTGGCTGCTGAGCGTCCTGCAGAGCACCGCCGGCAGCCTGGCCGGAGTGATCACCTCGGCCATCATCTTCTTGTACGTCTTCGTCGCGATGCTGGTGAACCGCGACAAGCTGCGCACCCTGATCGGCCAGCTCAACCCGCTCGGCGAAGAAGTCACCGACCTGTATCTGCAGAAGATGGGCTCGATGGTGCGCGGCACCGTCAACGGCCAGTTCGTGATCGCCTTTTTTCAGGGCGTGGCCGGTGCCGCCTCGGTCTATCTCGCCGGGTTCCACCACGGCTTCTTCATCTTCGCGATCCTGCTGACGGCGTTGTCGATCATCCCGCTGGGCGGCGGCATCGTCACCATCCCGTTCGGCATCGGCATGATGTTCTTCGGCAACATCGGCGGCGGCCTGTTCGTGGTGCTGTTCCATCTGATCGTGGTCACCAACGTCGACAACTTTCTGCGGCCCATCCTGGTGCCGCGCGACGCCCGGCTGAACCCGGCGCTGATGCTGCTCTCGGTGTTCGCCGGCATCTCCATGTTCGGGCCGTGGGGCATCATCATCGGGCCGGTGCTGATGATCGTCATCGTCACCACCATCGACGTCTACCTGGCGGTGTACAAGGGTGTCGAGTTGAAACCCTTGGAGGACAAGCCCGTTCGGCGCGGATGGCTGCCCGGGCGAGCTAAGTCAGACGCTGGGTGA